The proteins below come from a single Denticeps clupeoides chromosome 15, fDenClu1.1, whole genome shotgun sequence genomic window:
- the arhgef7b gene encoding rho guanine nucleotide exchange factor 7b isoform X1, protein MNSAEQTVTWLITLGVLESPKKTISDPEGFLQASLRDGSVLCRLLERLRPGSVDKIYQDPRTEGECLRNIREFLRGCAAFRLETFEANDLFQGQNFTKVLNFLVALNKATSGFGLGRDSLGGRRSTSLRIKSFDSLPFQSSHNRSFKLPQNQYRSLDMSESGGQQIVVKARFNFQQTNEDELSFSKGDIIHVTRQEEGGWWEGSLSGKTGWFPSNYVREVKGSDKPVSPKSGTPKSPPKAPDTAAVSKTYYNVVLQNILETETEYSKELQNLLSTYLRSLQTTEKLSSADISHIQGNLEDISTFQQTLVQSLEECTRLPENQQRIGGFFLKVMAEMKSLYLAYCSNHPSAVRVLTEHGEELGQYMESRGAISPGILTLTTGLSKPFMRLDKYPTLLKELERHIEDHHPDRPDVQKSMTVFKNLSAHCQEVRKRKELELQILTETIRSWEGEDIRTLGSVLYMSQVSISSPGSEEKNERYLLLFPHVLLMLSASSRMSGFIYQGKLPLIGTSVTRLEDTESIKNAFEISGSMIERIQVVCNSQRDMQEWLEHLYRQTKHTTGAPCTKPQSVPCHTLPSHPLTPSRHSENRVTSSTPAYHTLPHPSSHTTPYSSPMWGPLEPPKTQKPWSLSCLRPAPPLRPSTALGYKDDISKSPKSMKKLLPKRKPERKPSDEEFAVRKSTAALEEDAQILKVIEAYCTSAKTRQTLNSTWQGTDLMHNHVLIDVDQSVDGMGCRSSVSRLEPCSDLSEDSDYDSIWTTHSYRMGSTSRSRKESGPHMLFPEEEKIIVEETRSNGQMVVEERSLVDTVYALRDEVQELKQDNKRMKRALEEEQRARKELEKIVRRALKNDPSWDETNL, encoded by the exons ACGTTTGAGGCCAATGATTTGTTCCAGGGGCAGAACTTCACCAAGGTGTTGAATTTCTTGGTGGCGCTGAATAAAGCTACGTCAG GTTTTGGGTTGGGCCGAGACTCTTTGGGAGGCCGGAGGTCCACCTCTCTGAGGATAAAGTCGTTTGATTCCCTCCCCTTCCAGTCCTCCCATAACCGATCCTTCAAGCTGCCGCAGAACCAGTACCGCAGTCTG GACATGTCTGAGAGTGGCGGGCAGCAGATAGTGGTGAAGGCGCGTTTTAACTTCCAGCAGACCAATGAGGACGAGCTGTCCTTCTCCAAGGGCGACATCATCCACGTCACAAGACAGGAAGAGGGGGGCTGGTGGGAGGGCTCGCTCAGTGGCAAGACTGGCTGGTTCCCTAGCAACTATGTCAGAGAGGTCAAGGGCAGTG ACAAACCGGTATCTCCTAAGTCTGGGACCCCGAAAAGTCCCCCTAAAGCACCCGACACTGCTGCTGTTAGCAAGACCTACTACAACGTG gTGCTCCAGAACATCCTAGAAACAGAGACCGAGTATTCCAAGGAACTCCAGAATCTGCTGTCTACATACCTGCGCTCACTTCAAACTACTGAGAA GTTAAGTAGTGCAGATATCAGTCACATTCAGGGCAACCTGGAGGACATCAGTACGTTCCAACAAACCCTAGTCCAGTCACTGGAAGAATGCACCAG aCTCCCAGAAAACCAGCAGCGGATAGGGGGGTTCTTCCTCAAGGTCATGGCTGAGATGAAGAGCCTGTATTTGGCCTACTGCTCAAACCACCCATCTGCCGTTCGCGTTCTCACTGAGCATGG tgagGAGCTCGGTCAGTATATGGAAAGCAGAGGGGCCATCAGTCCAGGCATCCTCACCCTCACTACAGGCCTCAGCAAGCCTTTCATGAGGTTAGACAAATACCCTACACTGCTGAAAGAACTCGAGAGACACATAGAG GATCACCACCCTGACCGACCAGATGTACAGAAGAGCATGACTGTCTTCAAAAACCTCTCC gcaCATTGCCAGGAAGTGCGCAAGAGGAAGGAGCTTGAGCTGCAGATCCTGACCGAGACAATCCGCTCATGGGAGGGCGAAGACATACGGACCCTGGGGAGTGTTCTGTACATGTCTCAGGTCTCCATCAGCAGCCCTGGCAGTGAG GAGAAAAATGAGCGTTATCTCCTGCTGTTTCCTCATGTGCTCCTGATGTTGTCTGCCAGTTCCAGGATGAGTGGCTTCATCTAtcag GGAAAACTGCCACTGATTGGGACGTCTGTGACTAGGTTAGAGGACACtgaaagcattaaaaatgcatttgagaTATCTG GCAGTATGATAGAGCGAATTCAGGTGGTGTGTAACAGCCAGAGGGACATGCAAGAGTGGCTGGAACATCTGTATAGACAGACCAAGCACACAACTGGAGCACCCTGTACCAAACCTCAGTCTGTGCCATGTCATACg cTCCCTTCCCATCCTCTCACCCCATCCAGACATTCCGAAAACCGGGTAACATCCAGCACACCAGCCTACCACACCCTGCCACACCCTTCCTCTCACACCACTCCCTATAGCAGTCCAATGTGGGGACCACTAGAGCCCCCCAAAACACAGAAACCCTGGAGCCTGAGCTGCTTGCGACCGGCGCCCCCACTCCGGCCCTCCACTGCCCTTGGCTATAAAGAT GATATTAGCAAGAGTCCCAAAAGTATGAAGAAGCTTCTCCCAAAACGCAAGCCGGAGAGGAAGCCTTCAGATGAGGAATTTGCTGTCAGGAAAA GTACAGCGGCTCTGGAGGAAGATGCTCAGATCCTGAAGGTGATTGAGGCTTACTGCACCAGTGCCAAAACCCGCCAGACGCTGAACTCAA CATGGCAGGGGACTGACTTGATGCACAATCATGTGCTGATAGACGTTGACCAGTCCGTGGACGGTATGGGTTGCCGTAGCAGCGTGTCTCGTCTGGAACCGTGCTCTGACCTATCGGAAGACTCGGATTATGACAGTATATGGACAACTCATAGTTACAGAATGGGTTCCACATCGC GTTCCCGTAAGGAGTCAGGACCCCACATGCTGTTTCCTGAGGAGGAGAAAATCATCGTGGAGGAGACTCGGAGTAATGGCCAGATGGTGGTAGAAGAGAG GAGTCTGGTGGACACAGTGTATGCTTTAAGGGACGAAGTGCAGGAACTGAAACAG GACAACAAGAGGATGAAGAGGGCCCTGGAGGAGGAACAGAGGGCAAGGAAAGAGCTGGAGAAGATCGTGAGGAGAGCTCTGAAGAACGATCCTTCCTGGGACGAGACCAACCTATGA
- the arhgef7b gene encoding rho guanine nucleotide exchange factor 7b isoform X3, whose translation MSESGGQQIVVKARFNFQQTNEDELSFSKGDIIHVTRQEEGGWWEGSLSGKTGWFPSNYVREVKGSDKPVSPKSGTPKSPPKAPDTAAVSKTYYNVVLQNILETETEYSKELQNLLSTYLRSLQTTEKLSSADISHIQGNLEDISTFQQTLVQSLEECTRLPENQQRIGGFFLKVMAEMKSLYLAYCSNHPSAVRVLTEHGEELGQYMESRGAISPGILTLTTGLSKPFMRLDKYPTLLKELERHIEDHHPDRPDVQKSMTVFKNLSAHCQEVRKRKELELQILTETIRSWEGEDIRTLGSVLYMSQVSISSPGSEEKNERYLLLFPHVLLMLSASSRMSGFIYQGKLPLIGTSVTRLEDTESIKNAFEISGSMIERIQVVCNSQRDMQEWLEHLYRQTKHTTGAPCTKPQSVPCHTLPSHPLTPSRHSENRVTSSTPAYHTLPHPSSHTTPYSSPMWGPLEPPKTQKPWSLSCLRPAPPLRPSTALGYKDDISKSPKSMKKLLPKRKPERKPSDEEFAVRKSTAALEEDAQILKVIEAYCTSAKTRQTLNSTWQGTDLMHNHVLIDVDQSVDGMGCRSSVSRLEPCSDLSEDSDYDSIWTTHSYRMGSTSRSRKESGPHMLFPEEEKIIVEETRSNGQMVVEERSLVDTVYALRDEVQELKQDNKRMKRALEEEQRARKELEKIVRRALKNDPSWDETNL comes from the exons ATGTCTGAGAGTGGCGGGCAGCAGATAGTGGTGAAGGCGCGTTTTAACTTCCAGCAGACCAATGAGGACGAGCTGTCCTTCTCCAAGGGCGACATCATCCACGTCACAAGACAGGAAGAGGGGGGCTGGTGGGAGGGCTCGCTCAGTGGCAAGACTGGCTGGTTCCCTAGCAACTATGTCAGAGAGGTCAAGGGCAGTG ACAAACCGGTATCTCCTAAGTCTGGGACCCCGAAAAGTCCCCCTAAAGCACCCGACACTGCTGCTGTTAGCAAGACCTACTACAACGTG gTGCTCCAGAACATCCTAGAAACAGAGACCGAGTATTCCAAGGAACTCCAGAATCTGCTGTCTACATACCTGCGCTCACTTCAAACTACTGAGAA GTTAAGTAGTGCAGATATCAGTCACATTCAGGGCAACCTGGAGGACATCAGTACGTTCCAACAAACCCTAGTCCAGTCACTGGAAGAATGCACCAG aCTCCCAGAAAACCAGCAGCGGATAGGGGGGTTCTTCCTCAAGGTCATGGCTGAGATGAAGAGCCTGTATTTGGCCTACTGCTCAAACCACCCATCTGCCGTTCGCGTTCTCACTGAGCATGG tgagGAGCTCGGTCAGTATATGGAAAGCAGAGGGGCCATCAGTCCAGGCATCCTCACCCTCACTACAGGCCTCAGCAAGCCTTTCATGAGGTTAGACAAATACCCTACACTGCTGAAAGAACTCGAGAGACACATAGAG GATCACCACCCTGACCGACCAGATGTACAGAAGAGCATGACTGTCTTCAAAAACCTCTCC gcaCATTGCCAGGAAGTGCGCAAGAGGAAGGAGCTTGAGCTGCAGATCCTGACCGAGACAATCCGCTCATGGGAGGGCGAAGACATACGGACCCTGGGGAGTGTTCTGTACATGTCTCAGGTCTCCATCAGCAGCCCTGGCAGTGAG GAGAAAAATGAGCGTTATCTCCTGCTGTTTCCTCATGTGCTCCTGATGTTGTCTGCCAGTTCCAGGATGAGTGGCTTCATCTAtcag GGAAAACTGCCACTGATTGGGACGTCTGTGACTAGGTTAGAGGACACtgaaagcattaaaaatgcatttgagaTATCTG GCAGTATGATAGAGCGAATTCAGGTGGTGTGTAACAGCCAGAGGGACATGCAAGAGTGGCTGGAACATCTGTATAGACAGACCAAGCACACAACTGGAGCACCCTGTACCAAACCTCAGTCTGTGCCATGTCATACg cTCCCTTCCCATCCTCTCACCCCATCCAGACATTCCGAAAACCGGGTAACATCCAGCACACCAGCCTACCACACCCTGCCACACCCTTCCTCTCACACCACTCCCTATAGCAGTCCAATGTGGGGACCACTAGAGCCCCCCAAAACACAGAAACCCTGGAGCCTGAGCTGCTTGCGACCGGCGCCCCCACTCCGGCCCTCCACTGCCCTTGGCTATAAAGAT GATATTAGCAAGAGTCCCAAAAGTATGAAGAAGCTTCTCCCAAAACGCAAGCCGGAGAGGAAGCCTTCAGATGAGGAATTTGCTGTCAGGAAAA GTACAGCGGCTCTGGAGGAAGATGCTCAGATCCTGAAGGTGATTGAGGCTTACTGCACCAGTGCCAAAACCCGCCAGACGCTGAACTCAA CATGGCAGGGGACTGACTTGATGCACAATCATGTGCTGATAGACGTTGACCAGTCCGTGGACGGTATGGGTTGCCGTAGCAGCGTGTCTCGTCTGGAACCGTGCTCTGACCTATCGGAAGACTCGGATTATGACAGTATATGGACAACTCATAGTTACAGAATGGGTTCCACATCGC GTTCCCGTAAGGAGTCAGGACCCCACATGCTGTTTCCTGAGGAGGAGAAAATCATCGTGGAGGAGACTCGGAGTAATGGCCAGATGGTGGTAGAAGAGAG GAGTCTGGTGGACACAGTGTATGCTTTAAGGGACGAAGTGCAGGAACTGAAACAG GACAACAAGAGGATGAAGAGGGCCCTGGAGGAGGAACAGAGGGCAAGGAAAGAGCTGGAGAAGATCGTGAGGAGAGCTCTGAAGAACGATCCTTCCTGGGACGAGACCAACCTATGA